The sequence TATTTTCTTGATCCAACGATGACCAAGTTTTAACAGCTCAACATCGTCATTTTTTACCGCTTCCAGTACAGCGGAATCGAAGTTAAAATCATCCAGTAATCCTTTTTCAAAAATATGAATACGGAATCTGTCGAGATCATACAGGGCAAGGTGAAAAAGATGACTTGATTTCATATCCAGCGGACCCGGTAAGGTAAGATTTTTCAGGCTGATGATTTCCATTAGCCTATCATTCATCTCATTATATCCGGCTAGTTTTTGATCCGTAATCCACTGTCTGACCGTCTGGGTGTTTTCCTGTTCAAAACCCCGGCAATGGGGTTCTTTTAGCAAAGCGAAATGTTCAGTTATCTGACTTGTTTCCCGGGAGCGGGACACGGCACGGGCAAGTGGGTACATCCGGCAGGATGATGGCCGGGAATCATACACACTGCATCCAGACTCCGTCACAAAAGGACATTTTAAAGCATCCCCTGGTTTTAATGCAATGACCGGAAGTCCGCTTTCAGGGCCTGTGTGTCGAGTGGTATAGCGTTCAAGAAATGCACCGCTGGTCATATCCAGGTAATTTTTAAGGCAAAGGATATCGTATGGCGTTAAGAACTGGTTTAAATCCCTGCAGCATTCATTGAAACATGGCACTTCAGCGGAGCAGGAAAATGTAAATGGATCATCTAGGGAAATAGGAATCATTTTTTCTCCCGGGGGCTTATACTGTTTGCCATCAATATACACATGAATGCTTATAATATTTTATTTGGCTTGACAATATCTGTTTTGCAGCTTAGTTTTTCCAGCGAAAATCGTAATGCGTATAAACGAAAATCCATTGACTCATTTAAACAGATAATACTTATGCCACCAATTATT comes from Thermodesulfobacteriota bacterium and encodes:
- a CDS encoding YkgJ family cysteine cluster protein; translation: MIPISLDDPFTFSCSAEVPCFNECCRDLNQFLTPYDILCLKNYLDMTSGAFLERYTTRHTGPESGLPVIALKPGDALKCPFVTESGCSVYDSRPSSCRMYPLARAVSRSRETSQITEHFALLKEPHCRGFEQENTQTVRQWITDQKLAGYNEMNDRLMEIISLKNLTLPGPLDMKSSHLFHLALYDLDRFRIHIFEKGLLDDFNFDSAVLEAVKNDDVELLKLGHRWIKKILFGDI